A part of Tardiphaga sp. vice304 genomic DNA contains:
- a CDS encoding elongation factor G, with translation MGHDLISPRGPQRPARCIALVGPFQSGKTTLLEAILARTGAIPRVGSVDAGTSVGDVSAEARHHKMGVSLNAVTTSFMGDSYTFIDCPGSVEFLHDMRAAIPVVDAAVVVCEADERKLPQLQLVLRELEDRQIPRFLFLNKIDRASKRMRETLDTLQPASRIPLVLRQIPIWNGDLIVGFADLALERAFVYREHKASEVIALDGGDLAREKEARFSMLEKLADHDDSLMEQLLEDIEPPRDAVFDDLARELREGLICPVLLGSALRENGVLRLLKALRHEAPDITATARRLGAAGPDALAYVMKSAHLQHGGKLSLARVLTGELDDGATLQASTGESGRIGAILAAHGAHDSKRAAAEAGEVVALGKLDHVHTGDTLSSGKATPAALVTVKPAPPVLAMALAATDRKDDVKLGQALQRLTDEDGSLQVVTPAGHHEVVLWGQGEMHLRVALERLHDRFGIDVKAQPPAIGYRETIRQPVTQRGRHKKQSGGHGQFGDVVLEIRPLPRGSGFAFAEKVVGGAVPRNYIPAVGDGVADALVRGPLGFPVVDIEVTLTDGSFHSVDSSDMAFRTAARIGVTDALPQCQPVLLEPIHLVEVVCPTDATAKINAILSHRRGHILGFDTREGWPHWDVVRAMLPEAEIGDLIVELRSATAGAGSYTRAFDHMAEVTGRAADQIIAAHRVAA, from the coding sequence ATGGGACATGACCTGATAAGTCCCCGCGGTCCACAGCGCCCTGCACGATGCATTGCGCTGGTGGGCCCTTTCCAGAGCGGAAAAACCACACTTCTCGAAGCCATCCTCGCCCGCACCGGGGCGATCCCGCGGGTCGGCAGTGTCGATGCCGGGACCAGTGTCGGTGACGTCTCGGCCGAGGCCCGGCACCACAAGATGGGCGTCTCCCTCAACGCCGTCACCACCAGCTTCATGGGCGACAGCTACACTTTCATCGATTGCCCGGGCTCGGTGGAATTTTTGCACGACATGCGCGCCGCGATTCCGGTGGTGGATGCCGCCGTCGTGGTCTGCGAGGCCGACGAGCGCAAGCTGCCGCAGCTGCAACTGGTGCTGCGCGAACTCGAGGACCGCCAGATCCCGCGGTTTCTGTTTCTCAACAAGATCGACCGTGCCAGCAAGCGCATGCGCGAGACGCTCGACACGCTCCAGCCGGCGTCGCGGATTCCGCTGGTACTGCGGCAAATCCCGATCTGGAACGGGGACCTGATCGTCGGCTTCGCCGACCTGGCGCTGGAGCGGGCCTTTGTCTATCGCGAGCACAAGGCCTCCGAAGTGATCGCGCTCGACGGCGGCGACCTCGCGCGCGAGAAGGAAGCGCGGTTCTCGATGCTGGAGAAGCTCGCCGACCATGACGACTCGCTGATGGAGCAGTTGCTCGAGGATATCGAGCCGCCGCGTGACGCGGTGTTCGACGATCTCGCGCGCGAATTACGCGAGGGCCTGATCTGTCCGGTGCTGCTCGGCTCGGCGCTGCGCGAAAACGGCGTGCTGCGGCTATTGAAGGCGCTGCGCCACGAGGCGCCGGATATCACGGCCACCGCCAGGCGTCTCGGCGCCGCGGGCCCGGACGCGCTCGCTTACGTCATGAAGTCCGCCCATCTGCAGCATGGCGGCAAGCTGTCGCTGGCGCGCGTGCTGACCGGTGAGCTCGACGATGGCGCGACGCTGCAGGCCTCAACCGGCGAAAGCGGCCGCATCGGCGCCATTCTCGCCGCCCACGGCGCGCATGACAGCAAGCGCGCGGCGGCAGAGGCCGGCGAGGTGGTCGCGCTAGGCAAGCTCGATCACGTCCACACCGGCGATACGCTGTCGTCCGGCAAGGCGACACCCGCGGCGCTGGTGACCGTCAAGCCGGCGCCGCCGGTGCTGGCGATGGCGCTCGCCGCCACCGACCGCAAGGACGACGTCAAGCTCGGCCAGGCCTTGCAGCGCCTCACCGACGAGGACGGCTCGCTGCAGGTGGTGACGCCCGCCGGGCACCATGAGGTGGTGCTGTGGGGGCAGGGCGAGATGCATCTGCGCGTCGCGCTGGAGCGGCTGCACGATCGCTTCGGCATCGACGTCAAGGCGCAGCCGCCCGCGATCGGCTATCGCGAGACGATCCGGCAGCCGGTCACGCAGCGCGGCCGTCACAAGAAGCAGTCCGGCGGACACGGCCAGTTCGGCGACGTCGTGCTGGAGATCCGGCCGCTGCCTCGCGGCTCCGGCTTTGCCTTTGCCGAGAAGGTGGTCGGCGGCGCAGTGCCGCGCAACTACATTCCGGCGGTCGGGGACGGCGTTGCCGACGCGCTGGTGCGCGGCCCGCTCGGCTTCCCGGTGGTCGATATCGAGGTGACGCTGACCGACGGCTCGTTCCACAGCGTCGATTCCTCCGACATGGCGTTTCGCACGGCGGCGCGGATCGGCGTCACCGACGCGCTGCCGCAATGCCAGCCGGTGCTGCTGGAGCCGATCCATCTCGTGGAGGTCGTGTGTCCGACCGACGCGACGGCGAAGATCAACGCCATCCTGTCGCATCGCCGTGGCCATATCCTGGGCTTCGATACGCGCGAGGGCTGGCCGCATTGGGACGTGGTGCGGGCGATGTTGCCGGAAGCGGAGATCGGCGACCTGATCGTCGAACTGCGCTCCGCGACCGCCGGCGCCGGCAGCTACACCCGCGCCTTCGACCACATGGCCGAAGTCACCGGCCGCGCCGCCGACCAGATCATCGCCGCGCACCGCGTCGCGGCGTGA
- a CDS encoding DUF992 domain-containing protein: MNRPSLFLGLAASILVASSAQAQSPQTVQIGVLNCRGGASVGFIVGSVTNLGCVLLSTGRPDQPYVATIRKVGIDLGITESTALSWAVFAPVERAGMGDLSGNYAGAQGSASFGVGLGANVLVGGSANSIALQPLSLQGSTGLNVAAGLESLELRPGR; the protein is encoded by the coding sequence ATGAACCGCCCGTCGCTGTTTCTCGGACTTGCCGCATCGATCCTGGTCGCCTCGAGCGCTCAGGCGCAGTCGCCACAGACCGTCCAGATCGGCGTCCTCAATTGCCGCGGCGGCGCCAGCGTCGGCTTCATCGTCGGCTCGGTCACCAATCTCGGTTGTGTGCTGCTGTCCACCGGCCGCCCCGACCAGCCCTATGTCGCCACCATCCGCAAGGTCGGCATCGACCTCGGCATCACCGAATCGACGGCGTTGTCCTGGGCGGTGTTCGCCCCCGTCGAGCGCGCCGGAATGGGCGACCTGTCCGGCAATTATGCGGGAGCACAGGGCTCGGCCTCGTTCGGCGTCGGCCTTGGCGCCAACGTGCTGGTCGGCGGCTCCGCCAATTCGATCGCGCTGCAGCCGCTCAGCCTGCAGGGCTCGACGGGACTGAACGTCGCGGCCGGGCTGGAAAGCCTCGAGCTGCGTCCGGGCCGATAA